A window of Glycine soja cultivar W05 chromosome 2, ASM419377v2, whole genome shotgun sequence genomic DNA:
TCCTTCTGCTAAACTCAACTCCCGTCGGTAGCTCGGGCCATCTTTGCTCGGGTTTCCGGTGTTAGCCACTTTTAGTATGTTTATGGGtatgtcttgttaaaacttgGGAAATCTATAGTTAAGGAATGTTCCATATTTTTATTCCTGTAAAAGTTGCATATCATAATATACAACAGTTTGCTGGCGGTTAAGTCCTTGTTAAGTTTATACCTTAGGCTTTTGGAGAGTCAGTTCTTGGCATATGACGTTAGAGCCTCTTTGACAAATTTGTTATGGGAGTTTCTCCTTGCTGCACCATTCTTGTAAGTTGAATTTTGACAATGTAAAATGGACATGTGCACTGTCCACGCATTAATCCTAACGTGTTCATTCTTGTATTTTTCGTATTAGTGttatttatatgaattattataacaaTTATCCGCTGTTGGACTTGAGTTTTGTTCTGTTTGAATTAAAAAGATTTtacctttataaaaaaataaatagatgtgTCTTATAAGCCTTAGTCACTGAATCCTATCAAAGTTGAGTCATGAGTGTTACTAGGGTCAATGGTTTCTTGAAGTTCATTCAATTGGGGCACCAATACATTGATGTGGAGGAACTGGTCCAATCTCCATAAGGTTACTTCGGAAAAAGTAGAGATAGAACCTTGCTCTCTTTTGTTGATGTTGGCAAAGTGACTGACTTGCCCACCAACATCAAGGCATTACTCCCATGGTATTGACCATCAAAATATACAGCAACATTAGCATTAAGCACTACTACAAGTAGCTGAGGACAATTGGAGTGTAAAATGCGATTTAAAAAAACTGGATTAAAAACTGGTTTGATTTTCAAAACCGGTTTATTTGATTGTTCTGCACCAGTTTATTAAAGTGGTTCGGATGGTTTGAATCAAGCACTGATTTATTAAAGTGGTTCGGTTAATtccatttttctattaaaaaacacAGACCATACATTCGTAGTTTTCGGCAGATTTGGCTCCTCTAAAGTCTCGAATGcactttagaaaataaagtgcAATAATAACAGTTAATTCGAAAATCAatggtcaatttttttattaaaatatatatatagctgattaaaattaattattaactattAACTTTTGAACTAACGATTATTATTACACATTAATTTATGGCTGGTTGTATTATGCAGAACCCAAGATGTTTAAGTTGTGTCTGTAACCTACTAGTGATTTTTGCACTTTGGGTCCTTCTCAGTAACGGATATATtgcaagagagaaaaagagggatGCTTTGATACTAAAGTCCTGATACCCAAAAAAacttgcaaaaaaagaaaatctcaaACAAAGGCCATGCTCAGCAAATTAACATCACTCACAATAACGCTAtgaataaaatgtaaatttacagACCACATCTCTTAGTATTTCATagcaaaacaaaattcaaaatttgttaaGATCGCCACCACTACTAAAAAGTCTAAATCAAGAAAACATGCCTAAGGCAAATTCAAGCCATCATGCTGAGATACAAACATGACCAAAGCAAACCATCAATTCCCACAATAATTTTAGTCTTCATCCATACCACCAGCAGGCTGTTCTCTCCTTGGACCACCAGCTGGTTTTGCCATAATAATctgaaaaacgaaaataaaaatcaattttcataaatttaagatGAGAAAAGTAGACGAATATATTGCAATCCAAATTCCCGTGAGTGTGTGACATGTATATGCAATTGGCAATACAAATGGCATAGGCCTCAGGCTCAGCTATTTATTCCCTAATCTCTGTGTGCTTTAAGTTAGGATCTTCCCCAAAGAAAAAATTTGGGTTATATGAAGATCCCAATTTCTGAGCTTGTATTACAGTGGGAGATATAAAGGCCATCACTTTGCAAATGATCCAATTccttcataaatatttattaatcataaaaaaattgtttgagctTGTTCCCCAAAGAAAAATGTGCTTGAGGTACATATTAAGGTGGCAAGCAGAAATTGACAGGGATACAGtgactatttttatttgattacctGGTCCACACGTAGTACAGTGCATGCAGCATCTGCAGCATATTTAAGAGCAAATAacctgaaaagaaaaaaacaataacatgaAACTAGTTTTCCAGGAGATAATGAAGATAAATTCTGATTCAACATATAATAGAATTATTTCAAAATCTTAACGGTCAAAGAATGCATCAGCTCCAACAATAACAAGAACCCTTAATTATtgtctatatattttttatatggaaAGGTTTTTAGAGAAATCTCCACTACAGCAATGAAAAGTCAGTTCACTATTTGCTCAAACTATAGGTTGCCACCATATACAACAAAGCTTGTGTTAGATCATAGCTTACTTAGTCACATGGAGATCCCAAATGCTCAGGGTTGAGACATCCTTGCATATGCCTTCTTCCAAATCAATGCCAACTTTGGCATTTCCAGATGCATGTTCTGCATACAGAGAAGATATGATCTCCATTGCATTTAGGCCAGCATTCTCAGCCAAAGTTCTAGGAATCATTTCAAAACTTTCAGCAAATTTTGCAATAGCATACTGATCCAACCTGCAGGGCCATTGCAAACGTTTAGTCCATCCCATTCACGTGTGAAATACCAAATAAGCATTGAACAAAATAACTTAAGTCCGGATGAATAGAGACCTAATAACTAATTCCAAATAATACACAGTAATATATGGTGCTGAGTTAAAAACATCCAATATCGAGTTAGATTTTAGAACACATTTATGTTATACTGACTTCAATAATTCTTGATAACAAAAAGATATTGACATAACCCAATAAACAGCACAAGAcaggtgataaaaaaaatagcaacatCTTTGAAACGTGTACATAAGTGGTGAGTGATCCCTAAGGGCTAGAAGCCAGTGAAACGCAAATACATAATAATGAAGGCATGTTAAAGCATGCAAGTATCAAGATGCAGACAACatagtaaaaaaatgttatagaaATCCCCATGAATTTATAATCAGTTGCACAAACATGCACATAAacatattaagatttttttgtttaaaatcaaaattagaatAATGGTACACCTCTTTTTTACCCACATGTGCGTCTCTCCAATATAGCACTTGCTAAAAAGTGCCTTACAAGTTGCATGGCCTTcagcaaatgaaataaaatgtttataaaataataacaggACATTGATAGCCTTATACCGCAAATAACCATAAGGCAAAATCATACAAACAAAATTCCTCatgtagttaaaaaaaaaatcaatgaatgGAAGAGGCATGTGTGTGAACACAATACATCAATGTATCCCCAAGAATGCAAGCCACTATCTTTTACAGggaaaagggaaataaaaagtacCCTGTCTCCTTGAAGGAAAAGTCTTTCACCCTTTTAGCTAACTCAATTTCAGTAGCTGCAGCTCCAGGTACAAAGCGGCTATCCCTGCACATTGCCTGACAAGTAATTGTAAAGATAAAGATTAACCAGTATTTCAAATTACAATTAGCCAAAgcataaaattgtttttaaaaataaaattccttcaaatgtgTAATCCAAACAAATGTCATAAGTAACAATAACCCTTAGGTTTGCTGCCCTATTTTTACAAGATTAATGGAGCGAAACATAAGAAAATTACCTTGTAAGTGTTCACTCCATCATCCACTGCTCTTTCAAGATCATCTAGTATACTATCAGTACTTCCTCGTAAAACAACAGTGGCTACAGAATTTCCACCCTCTTCATTTTTCACAATGGTCACCTGCATATCATATCATTAtccaaaaaataagaaaattgcaTGCAATACTTAAAaatgacaacaacaaaaagaaGCAAGGGAATaagctaaaataaaaaagaaacatggaACCCAGAAAATGACAGAACTGAAAGAATCCAGCTTTAACATACCCTGACACCACCAATTTCCTGAACTGAAACGGAATCTACATATCCAAGATCATCTGGGTTTGGTTGGCAAAGTTTTAGCTATTTCAGGAAAATAAAATGGGTTAGACAGAAAGTAGAAAACCTCTTTACGTAGCCAAATAAGTAAAAGCACAAACCATGGCAACAGAGCCGGTTGTCCGGCAAAATCGACGTAGTTCAAACTTTGAGCTGATTTTCAGAACCATAAGCCTAAAAGCAGAAATTTTGTTAGAAAACAATCTAATGTGCAGTTATAATGTTCATATTAATTCAATAGTAAGAGACAATTAAAACCACCAAACATGGATAAAGACTTCACATACTTGTAACGCTCACAGAAATGCAAAGCCATTTCTCCTACTGCTCCTCCACTGACAATCACTTTGGCGCCAGAATCTGCTACTGCCTTGATGAGCTCCTCTACTTTAGCCTCTTcagtttttgaataattttctagctatataaataaaaaaatgaagggaACAAAtccaattagaaaaaaaaaaataattcaagaaaAACACGGGGAAAATATTGGCCCATAAAATCTCAAGGCTCCCCCGGTACAGCATCaggtaataaataaaatcattgccTAATCCAGCAAAAAACAGctgaaaatcaaaataacaagTTATCCTAAAAGTTAATGAATTGTCATACAAGTTTAAATTTAAACGTTCAAAATTGTTTCCAATCAAAAGCTCTagcaaaaaatttacaaaaacaaatcacttaaaaaatcaAGCAAGACAGAAATAGATGAAgggacaaataaaaataaaggcatACTTTTAGGAAACTCCATGCTAGTATGCCGAGACCTGTTAGAGCTCAAACTGAAGAATCTAAATGatgttttatacaaattaaatgaaaatattgcaCTAATTATTAAAAGACATTATTATAGTTTAACATTGCAAATATAAAGCAGATTCAGTCATAAAGCTGAAAATACTAAGCATTCTGAGTTCTTTATCTACTTGAATCCACTATTGACCAAGCATTACAGACCTTTTAGGCTTTTTacgtattttaagttttaataattGGCAGAATATGTAGAAACAATAAAGCATATGCATGCACAAAATATCAGGCTAAAATGAACGTAGAAACTTCAGCAACAAGGTCACCAGACAAAATCTAAAAGACAATAATGACAAGGTCCAAAATAATACCTTAGTAGAGGCTTCCAAATTATCAGAGGGAGTAAAATTAAACTTGGTAAAAAGAAACAATGACACGTGTTTAGGATTGGCATTACTGCGTTAGGATTTAAACATAGTACCCTATCACAATCCACTTTCAACTTTCTTATCTGGGAGATGGGGATTGATCTCCAACTTATACCAGCAAACACAAAATAGGCTTCACCactcaaacaataaaaaaatataactatataaAACAGTAAGGAGACTGtaataatcaaattcaaaactctTGTCATTTTGATATACCTGCTCAGCTGTATGTATGAGGACAGTTCCTTTAGTCTCAGTTGCAGATGTATCAACACCACTAGCAAACACAGCAAccttaaaaaacacaaacaaaagaaCTCAGTACAAGATAGTATAAAGATTTGCAAATATTAGACTTTGTTCCAAGAAATCAACAATAGCTTCTTTTTGAGAAGGACTGGATCACTTGCTTTTTGTTACTAGAGAGATTAAAATAttgcttaattttcttttcaaattccaCTGACATTCATATATAAAATGTATCAATGTACACATATTCAAAACTTGGGTTAAGAGATTTTCAAATGGAGATTGTGTTTTGAATTGTTGCAAAGGGCTTCACTGTGGAGTTGTCAGCAGTGTGGGAATGGGTTGTTCATTTGGTCCTAGTATGATATTTCCCATGGGAGAGATTAGTTTTTGTGGTTCAACTAGTGTTGAGACCAATTTCAATGGGTTTCATGGTTTCACCCTCAAGAATAGAACACCTGTTTCTAATTCATTGTTGCAGAATGGACAAACATGTTGATGATTTAAGTGTTAGAAGACTAAAATGAAACGATGTTAAGCTAAATTAGAAGACACAACATTAACAGAGTTATTACAGGTGTTGGATGGAGCTAACAGATAGGATTAACTTGTTGAACATTTTAAAGtaaggacaaaaataaaaaataaaataaaaacaacaaaaaaaaggttGGAGgactaaaccaaaataaaaaataaagtcagAGGGTCCAAGTACTAACTTCATCTATATTTATTGTTTACAGCCATACATAATTATATGGCAGAATATGTTGAAGGCCGATAAAATAGGCGAAAACTAAAAGCGTAGCCTTCGTATATTACTCAAGGAGCAGGTCAAACAAAAAGtatagccttccattaatcaaatataaaaaataaagagcaCACTGTACAAGCAATCCTTAGAGTATATGGCTTGAAATCATCTAGCATATAGGACTGGAAAAATGAAAAGGTTGAGACAGTTGTGAAGGATCTCACTCtcaacaaaatacaaataaattatatagtaGACTCTCCAAttaaacaaaaagaattcaacacaaTAGAAGCTCACCTTCGCCTTTTCTGCTTGCTTTATAGTCCCGACAGCATCACTTTTCAGAACCAATCCTCGAACTACAGTACTGTTATGCAAGCCCCCTCCCAAGAGCTTTGCAACACGAACGTTGTCCACATTAAAGTTTGCAGGGTTTTTGGGGCACACTTGGATGCATGCCTATATTTTCCAAACAGAGGTCACAATGTAAACAGTGTTGTGCTACCAAAGCATTTTATCATGGTAAAATAGGGTAAATTGGGATATACTCACATCAGCAACAAGCGAACATATGATATCTTCTTGACCAAATTGCTTGCTGGCAACGGCTGCTTTCATTCTTGAAATAACTTGTTCCTTATCACGAACATCCATATTCTCAGAACCATCCTCAACTAGTTCATCCAATATTTGAACAGTctgaaacaaaacaagaaattagAGGGAGAGAGAGCAGCAATATGACATTTAAAGACAGATCACTAAGGCTTTcatcaaaaactgaaaaaacctTGTTGATTGCTTTAGTGTATCCACTGATGATCTCGCTCGGATGCAAACCCATCCTGATAAGTTCCTCGGCACCCTGCAGGAGCTCCCCAGCAAATGAAATAGTTAAATTAGCTCCATCCCCAATCTCCTCTTGTTGAGCCTTCCCAGCCAAAACCAAAACCTTGGCAGCAGGATGCTGAACTTCAAGTTCATTCACAATCGTCCCAGCATCGTTCGTGACAAAAAGCTTGTCCAAGTGATTTATAACCATCTTATTCATCCCTGAATCAgatcaaacaaaacatttgaaaaCAAGACCACCACCAACATTCTAAATCTATCCAAACAAACCCTTTCTTCAGCAACAGATTCATAAAAGCACAAACAAAAGCTTCTACAGAGCCAAAATTGGCAAATTCTCTTTgtgaatgaaaaacaaaaacaaatctaCTTATTCTCAACCCCCCACGAATTTTCAAAGCACTGCATCACGTTAAAAGCTGGATCAACATAACATGAAAACGAACACATACCCACATTATAAAAATCCAAACTTTTGGAATCTGAGGATGCAGCAATACTTGGGGCGAATAAGAaagacagaaaataaaaaagggtaaGCGTGATCGTTACCATTGGGACCGAGGGAAGTTCGAGTGATAGTGGAAAGTTGTTTGCAGGCGTCGATGTTCTTGAGAACCGCTTCATCCAGGCCAGAAAGGTGCTTATGGCCTTCCTTGAGCATGGACTGAATCCCATAGGGTTGAATGTTGAAACCCATGTTCTTGCAATTTTagaaaaccctaaccctaaaaccctCGAAATGGCAAGTTCTCGCTTCGactttgaaaattttatgcCCACACTGTAATGTCACTACCCCGCCACTATCTCACTAAACCCTAATAACGCAAGTGAGGTGAGACAGAGGAGAAAAGCAGGAAAGCAAGTGAGGTGAGTCtggagtaaaataattaaattaaatctgtaaaatataatagaaagataaaaagaattatgcaattattcattctattacaattgattatatataataaattttttaattttttaaaataattattttaaagtaatttaaagacGGAAAACAATTTACACAAAAATTACTGCATGGCTTACTAATAATAGCAAATTTTAAACTCCACAAAaatatggagaaaaaaaataatataaaaggtTTTATATTCTAgtgaataaaaattacaataggTATTACATTTATAAtagttttttcttctaataaatCATCTTTGGttcttaaaatattacttttttttcttaagtagtttttaaaaaatataagtaatatccAAATATTAGAAATCATGCTAATTAAATAATACTTAAAGTattgaaaaattattcaaaatagtcTAAGAACATTAGTATAATATATCAACTTTAAAAATCATTAGGTTTACCTAATGGTGGGATTAGggtaatattgtaaaaaaaaattcggaactaaattgataaatattcaaTACATTTTAGATTTGTgtgtaatttaaattatgataaaacgttacttttaactattaaaaaaatttatctggcCCGATTTAATggtttattatttgaatatcaCTATTTAGTATTTAGTCTCAGGTTAGAGAAAATAccgtttcaaaaaaaaaaaggttggaGAAAAGACGCCCTCTATCCCTAAAGTAAACCCATACAAActattaacaattttttgttaaaaaaaaaagttgaaatacAATTTAGGGATATAATAAAATAGGGTAAATTGAAAGAAGTAagtaatattcttattttttggtctttatttataaagataaatttttaaaaattgcgcTTTTGGTCTTcttagtataatattttttaaatttagttccctaattttttttcaccaatTTGACCTCCCATTGTTTTCACTGTGCAATTTTGTTATATCAATATTAGATATCAAGTTGATAAGTGGACTTAAATTCCATTATTAAAATAGCAAGATAATTTTtgtgagaaaaaaatagaatgaccaattttattaaataaacaatataaaGGAACCGAAAGTGCaattaaaaaaaggtaaaagtagaataattaaaattagttaaaagataatagaaataacattagaaatattataaagtcaaattattaaattatataaatgagcaAAGCTGGCATGACAAATATAAATCAGCTGAAAGAAAAAAGTAgattatgaatttaattgaaatatattaataatgtattttttttatattctcattCAATCAaagtaattgaaatttattgacttttgtAATAAGTAACTGAAAACTCatatatttaaagtaatttataatttgttgaTATTGTAAAAATCTTCGGTGTATATAATTAAACTCATATTTCCATTCtcactttatatattttctttagaaAGAGGTGCAATATGGCTACATCCATTAGAATCCCAAggacaaacaaaataaacagGGATAACAAGGAACAAGAAAACACCAAAACTCGCTCCATACTAAAGGAATGTATGAAAAGGGATTGAAAAGAGGGGGAGGGGATACTGGAAGCTacattctttaaccactctctTGTCTTGCACTGTCACGGGTTTAGCAGTTCTTTGAACAGTCTTCAGATGCTTGAGTTGATCCATTCACTTCTACCAGCTTCTCCTTTTGTCCTGCTTCATCTGTAGTAGCTGATTCATTCTTCAAGGCTCCATCATGAGACTTGGGCAACATAACTGTCCCATTTGTTGTTAAATCATTGGACTTGCTAGCCTATAATAGAACAAAGGATTTGAGAGGTTTAATCAACAGGAGAGGCCACTTAAATAGCATGATCCTGAATGTATCTTAGTATCCAATATTTAGAAGGTGCAtagtaaaaagtgaaaatttACAGGAACAATTCAAATGCCAAAATTTGTTCTTAGTATATGATGTAAAggtgagggcgagccctggtgcagcggtaaagttgtgccttggtgacttgttggtcatgggttcgaatctggaaacagtctctttgcatatgcaagggtaaggctgcgtacaacatccctcccccataccttcgcatagcgaagagcctccgggcaatggggtacgaagtttttataTGATGTAAAGGTTCGTATTACCTGTTTCGGAAGCTGTTGTTCCATAGATTTTCTTTCCTGAATCATCTTTTCACGAGTCTCATAGAACCCAAAATCATCCAAAATGCATGTTTTGCTTGAATGCTGcttgaaaattttgagaatttgAATACCCTTCTCAAACTTAACCTGCGGAAGGATGAACGATATAGATAAGTACTGCTAGTTGAAAGGGGGAGAAGGGATTTGTGGGAACGAACAGGCCACTAAGTGAATACCTCCTGGGTGTCCCTGCTGTTAGTAACAGGtttgttttcattgttttctAGTGTTATGGGCCTCAACACACTGTTTGGGATATCTTTTATGATATGCCACTTCACAGAAAAGCAACCACTCCACCTGTCCTGCTGCCAATACTCCACAGTTCTACCAAAATCAAGTGGACTCACCATCTCTGCCAAACCAACAAATTGGCCACTAGTGTTAACCTGTACCAAGAAACAAAGGGAAAATTGAGGCTTAGTAACACCAAGAAAGCATAGGAATTACCCAACTAAATGAGGCTATCAAGTTAGCAACTAACCGAAAATAGCAAAAATACAGGACAGTCACCAGGTTTCTCCTTGGATTCATGATACGCTGCATCCAGTTTTTTGTTGCCATTAAAGGTGCTTGCCCAGACTTTATTTAATGCTTTTATGAATATCATCCTCGCTATAAGATTTGATGACAAAAAATTTTGCATCAGAATAATTCTCAGGAAAGTCTTCCCCATTGTACCGTTCGTTATTGGGAACTAGAGGCACTTCTTTATTATCACTCTTAATTGGAAGATTCTGTCCCTTGAGTAATAATGTGACAGGTCCAGGACCATCAACACTTTTATCATCAGAACTATTGCCAGATCTGGGTCCCTTATTCAGCTCACCAAAGCcatccatatttcttttgacATGATCAATAGCACAACCATCATTTGAGGCTTTAGGCTTGTTATTAACAGACCCTATTCTATACCCATATCCATACGGAGCTTGTCCGAAATGAGAACTAGCTCTATATGCATTTCCATATTGGCTATACATTGTGTTGCTTGGGTACGTCCCATTAATGAATCCAGAGAACAGTTCTAGTCCAGATGAATGTATGGAACCATGTAAGTTCTGCATCCAAGGTACAGTTTATGAGTGAACTTTGAATTCATTTTATGAATAGAAACAACAATATTGTGCACAaaccaaaaatcaaattatCTACTGTAGAACAGGTTGTATAAAAAGAATCATGACCATGTGGTTGAATAAACAAATGATCATCACCACAACAATAGTTATACCCATAATCATATATGACAGAAAAGACAGGAATTTGTTGATGAGGTCCCCTAGGCCACAGTCCACAAACCAGTGATGAATCCAGGTTAGGAATAGGAAGAGAGGGAAAGGAATGAATACAAGTTGTTCCTTTAGGATTTAAAGAGCCTAACATCTCTCCCTCCAAAACCAATTTCCAACTAAACACATCAGTCTTAATTTTCTCCCCCTATCTCCTTA
This region includes:
- the LOC114383548 gene encoding T-complex protein 1 subunit theta-like — protein: MGFNIQPYGIQSMLKEGHKHLSGLDEAVLKNIDACKQLSTITRTSLGPNGMNKMVINHLDKLFVTNDAGTIVNELEVQHPAAKVLVLAGKAQQEEIGDGANLTISFAGELLQGAEELIRMGLHPSEIISGYTKAINKTVQILDELVEDGSENMDVRDKEQVISRMKAAVASKQFGQEDIICSLVADACIQVCPKNPANFNVDNVRVAKLLGGGLHNSTVVRGLVLKSDAVGTIKQAEKAKVAVFASGVDTSATETKGTVLIHTAEQLENYSKTEEAKVEELIKAVADSGAKVIVSGGAVGEMALHFCERYKLMVLKISSKFELRRFCRTTGSVAMLKLCQPNPDDLGYVDSVSVQEIGGVRVTIVKNEEGGNSVATVVLRGSTDSILDDLERAVDDGVNTYKAMCRDSRFVPGAAATEIELAKRVKDFSFKETGLDQYAIAKFAESFEMIPRTLAENAGLNAMEIISSLYAEHASGNAKVGIDLEEGICKDVSTLSIWDLHVTKLFALKYAADAACTVLRVDQIIMAKPAGGPRREQPAGGMDED